One genomic region from Nymphaea colorata isolate Beijing-Zhang1983 unplaced genomic scaffold, ASM883128v2 scaffold0557, whole genome shotgun sequence encodes:
- the LOC116245170 gene encoding uncharacterized protein LOC116245170: MKLPSEFDVDVKVMLFEEKCAPRWEEWLESGCLIIQFKDTKESNESEALDQIWEYLLFGLVGNQLDRDIIGICLSKHEKQTLVEVWLRRKDKRVLIGKRIEELIERDLHFVCTKLKKPIRVVYKDHKVSMEVFICVCRTTPP; encoded by the coding sequence ATGAAACTGCCCTCAGAGTTCGACGTCGACGTGAAGGTCATGCTCTTCGAGGAGAAATGCGCGCCCAGGTGGGAGGAGTGGCTCGAAAGCGGCTGTCTCATCATCCAGTTCAAAGACACCAAGGAGAGCAACGAATCGGAGGCACTGGACCAAATATGGGAGTACCTGCTGTTCGGCCTGGTGGGAAACCAGCTGGACAGGGATATCATCGGGATCTGTCTCAGCAAGCACGAGAAGCAGACCCTGGTGGAGGTGTGGCTGAGGAGGAAGGACAAGCGGGTGCTCATCGGCAAGCGGATCGAGGAGCTGATCGAGAGGGATTTGCACTTCGTGTGCACCAAGCTGAAGAAGCCGATTCGGGTGGTATACAAGGATCACAAGGTGAGCATGGAGGTATTTATTTGCGTATGTAGAACAACTCCACCATGA